A stretch of Planococcus citri chromosome 5, ihPlaCitr1.1, whole genome shotgun sequence DNA encodes these proteins:
- the LOC135849533 gene encoding uncharacterized protein LOC135849533 isoform X1 produces the protein MEIDQNQEQDMAEIFSNVHDPEPAVPALKENSTIAIAFQVLRSEMHKYRTKNELENFNPEELHTSLREKLPDLPTSIYDTIEEYVKKLGLSVENWLKEHYKRVLFFHYGRRNYVLYDFDDFVIDSAGGIDYVKTAERMVRCDRFNNAVKFKVACMYCFEDDVRRIWPSVWKEVGLDQIQFDDCPQLYYWICRLSKQLDKIPLRQEDDSIDGKMFNVCICSNETSGEYFWNRLSPDIQLQKALDMVYGGEKGELILRKLDVRQLDEFVKQRGCNLIYSCIRDDYLDEGLFLRVWMHIKKVMNGDVFGELIVKILVLERERMILFMFEPHPSSWRLDEYEKKKYTKWLCRSREVWSSAPHNLRTSVIKNILPNLRLYESNRDYSCEPRKYKCRDENPVNFSEFLFTILSDASVKERNSFWCSCWHNLIFCRKFDDLQRIMEMCFVNNDAIVEYKENVISGSEIVRQICVSLLTYAHFEELNMLVNFCFPFEYSAKHHKRQLLQSSFLGETSIFRYTYFSHTQQFDKFISDAYGTVDLATDFKNQLMSSPATELMLPEEVFKLRSFWFKEFFEFMEVFVSTEEMMQQKKSRILDHLREVALTNPVIYENEYLRRSAYSVNEVLRWCLGSDDKAVIVFEKDLGFSSSRYFWN, from the coding sequence ATGGAAATTGATCAGAATCAAGAACAAGATATGGCTGAAATATTCTCCAACGTACACGATCCCGAACCTGCAGTGCCAGCtctgaaagaaaattcaacaaTCGCCATTGCCTTCCAAGTATTGCGCTCTGAAATGCACAAATATCGTACGAAGAACGAGTTGGAGAATTTTAATCCGGAAGAACTACACACCTCATTGCgagaaaaattaccagatttACCAACCTCCATTTATGATACGATAGAAGAATATGTCAAAAAACTCGGGCTCTCAGTGGAAAATTGGCTAAAGGAGCATTACAAaagagtattattttttcattacggCCGTCGAAATTATGTTTTGTACGACTTCGATGATTTTGTTATCGATTCCGCCGGTGGAATTGATTATGTTAAAACTGCAGAACGTATGGTGCGTTGTGACAGATTTAACAATGCTGTGAAATTCAAGGTAGCTTGTATGTACTGCTTTGAAGACGATGTCAGACGAATTTGGCCATCTGTCTGGAAAGAAGTGGGTTTGGATCAAATTCAGTTTGATGATTGTCCTCAATTGTATTACTGGATTTGCCGTCTCAGCAAACAATTGGATAAGATACCGCTCCGACAGGAGGACGATTCTATCGatggaaaaatgttcaatgttTGCATCTGTAGTAATGAAACATCCggggaatatttttggaatcggtTATCACCAGACATTCAATTGCAAAAAGCCTTGGACATGGTTTATGGAGGTGAAAAGGGCGAGTTGATTTTACGAAAATTGGATGTCCGACAACTCGACGAATTCGTCAAACAGAGGGGTTGTAATTTGATATATTCTTGTATTAGAGATGACTATCTTGATGAAGGATTATTCCTTCGAGTGTGGATGCACATTAAAAAAGTAATGAACGGAGATGTATTCGGAGaattaattgtaaaaatacTGGTACTCGAAAGAGAACGTATGATATTGTTTATGTTTGAGCCTCACCCTAGCAGTTGGCGATTAGATGagtatgaaaagaaaaagtacaCGAAATGGTTATGTCGAAGTCGTGAAGTATGGAGTAGTGCCCCTCATAATTTGAGAACATCCGtgattaaaaacattttacccaatttgaGACTGTACGAATCCAATCGCGATTACAGTTGTGAACCCAGAAAGTACAAATGTCGCGATGAAAATCCTGTTAATTTCTCAGAATTCCTGTTCACGATACTTTCAGATGCTTCAGTGAAAGAGAGAAACTCATTTTGGTGCAGCTGCTGGCATAATTTAATCTTTTGCAGGAAATTCGACGATTTGCAACGAATAATGGAGATGTGCTTTGTAAATAATGATGCCATTGTCGAATATAAAGAGAACGTCATTTCCGGAAGTGAAATTGTACGACAGATTTGTGTTTCATTGCTCACTTATGCGCACTTCGAAGAACTAAACATGcttgtgaatttttgttttccctTTGAATATTCAGCGAAACATCACAAACGGCAATTGCTGCAATCAAGTTTTCTCGGTGAAACGTCCATTTTTCGATACACGTATTTCAGTCATACCCAGCAATTTGATAAGTTCATTAGCGACGCTTATGGCACCGTAGATCTTGcgactgattttaaaaatcaactgatGTCGTCTCCGGCGACCGAACTCATGCTACCTGAGGAGGTCTTTAAATTGCGATCTTTTTGGTTTAAggagttttttgaatttatggaagtatTTGTGTCGACGGAAGAAATGATGCAGCAGAAAAAAAGTCGCATACTCGATCATTTGAGAGAAGTTGCACTTACTAATCCTGTTATAtatgaaaatgaatatttaagAAGATCAGCATATTCAGTTAATGAAGTATTGCGATGGTGTTTGGGAAGCGATGATAAAGCTGTCATTGTCTTTGAAAAAGATCTGGGATTTTCGTCTTCTagatatttttggaattga
- the LOC135849533 gene encoding uncharacterized protein LOC135849533 isoform X5: MEIEHNQEQIMAEISYVYDPEPAVLALKENAAIAIAFQVLRAEVNKYRMKNELDIFNPKKLHTSLREKIPDLPTAIYDTIEEYVKKLELSLENWLKEHYKRVFFFHYGCRNYVLYDFDDFVSDSAGGIDYVKTAERMVRCDRFNNVEKFKVACMYCFEDDVRRIWPSVWKRVGLVQIQFNDCPQLYYWICRLSNQLNKIPVPPRNVSIDGEMFDACFCSTRTSWEYFWNRLSPEIQLQKASVIVYGGRPKNELILRKLDDRQLHEFVKQRGCDLIYSNIRDDNIEDGLFLRLWMLIKRVMDEDVFGELIVEILKFECERKKSSTLLGWPDYWQYEYGDYIKNGHEKWLCRSLEVWSSVPHTLRRSVIKNILPNLRLYESNRDYTYQPRKNKCRNEEPVNSSEFLFTILSDVSLKERNSFWCNRWHNLILGRNYDDLQRIMEMCFENNDAIVEYKENVIAGSEILRQICVSLLTFAHFEELNELADFCFPFEYSAKHYKRQLLQSSFLGETSIFRYTYFSHAKQFDKFISDAYGNVDLATDFKNQLMSSLGTELMLPLDAFTSQSVRIEKFIEFMELFVSTEEMMQLKKTRIVDHFREIALTNRAI, translated from the coding sequence ATGGAAATTGAGCACAATCAAGAACAAATTATGGCTGAAATATCCTACGTGTACGATCCCGAACCTGCTGTGCTAGCTCTGAAAGAAAATGCAGCAATCGCCATTGCCTTCCAAGTATTGCGCGCTGAAGTGAACAAATATCGTATGAAGAACGAATTGGATATATTTAATCCGAAAAAACTACACACCTCATTGCGAGAAAAAATACCAGATTTACCAACCGCAATTTATGATACGATCGAGGAATACGTCAAAAAACTTGAGCTCTCCCTGGAAAATTGGTTAAAGGAACACTATAAAAGAGTATTCTTTTTTCATTATGGCTGCAGAAATTATGTTTTGTACGACTTCGATGATTTTGTCAGCGATTCTGCTGGTGGTATTGATTACGTTAAAACTGCAGAACGTATGGTGCGTTGTGACAGATTTAACAATGTTGAGAAATTCAAAGTAGCTTGTATGTACTGCTTCGAAGATGATGTCAGACGAATTTGGCCATCTGTCTGGAAACGAGTGGGTTTGGTTCAAATTCAGTTTAACGATTGCCCTCAATTGTACTATTGGATTTGCCGTCTGAGTAATCAGTTGAATAAGATACCGGTCCCACCTCGTAACGTTTCAATAGATGGAGAAATGTTTGATGCTTGCTTCTGTAGTACTAGAACatcttgggaatatttttggaatcggtTATCACCGGAAATTCAATTGCAAAAGGCCTCGGTCATTGTTTATGGAGGTCGACCTAAGAACGAGTTGATTTTACGAAAATTGGATGACCGACAACTCCATGAATTCGTTAAACAGAGAGGTTGCGATTTGATATATTCTAATATTAGAGATGACAATATCGAAGACGGATTATTTCTTCGATTATGGATGCTCATTAAACGAGTAATGGACGAAGATGTATTCGGAGAATTAATTGTAGAAATATTGAAGTTCGAATGTGAACGTAAGAAATCGAGTACATTATTGGGTTGGCCCGATTATTGGCAATATGAATATGGTGATTATATAAAGAATGGTCACGAGAAATGGTTATGTCGAAGTCTTGAAGTATGGAGTAGTGTCCCACATACTTTGAGAAGATCAGtgataaaaaacattttacccAACTTGAGATTGTACGAATCCAATCGCGATTACACTTATCAACCCAGAAAGAACAAATGTCGCAATGAAGAACCCGTTAATTCCTCAGAATTCCTGTTTACGATCCTATCAGATGTTTCATTAAAAGAGAGAAACTCATTTTGGTGCAACCGTTGGCATAATTTAATCCTAGGCAGGAATTACGACGATTTGCAACGAATAATGGAGATGTGCTTCGAAAATAATGATGCGATTGTCGAATACAAAGAGAACGTCATTGCTGGAAGCGAAATTTTACGACAGATCTGTGTTTCATTGCTCACTTTTGCGCATTTTGAAGAACTAAACGAGCTTGCGGATTTTTGTTTTCCCTTTGAATATTCTGCGAAACATTACAAACGGCAATTGCTGCAATCAAGTTTTCTCGGTGAAACGTCTATTTTTCGATACACGTATTTCAGTCATGCCAAACAATTCGATAAGTTCATCAGCGACGCGTATGGCAACGTAGATCTTGcgacagattttaaaaatcaactgatGTCGTCTCTGGGGACCGAACTCATGCTTCCTCTGGATGCCTTCACATCGCAGTCTGTTCGGATTgagaaatttattgaatttatggAATTATTTGTGTCGACGGAGGAAATGATGCAGCTGAAAAAAACGCGCATAGTCGATCACTTCAGAGAAATTGCACTTACTAATCGTGCTATATAA